A single window of Paenibacillus sp. FSL H8-0537 DNA harbors:
- a CDS encoding ABC transporter ATP-binding protein — MEIKQVTFSYDKKTDQLKNISDKIETGKITTIIGPNGCGKSTLLGILSQNYTPAHGEVLLDGKSLAQIKPKELAKKLAVVHQQNEAPYDLTVERLVSYGRLPHRSFLGQPNEEDEKAIEEALTSTNLQQKRTQRLNQLSGGEKQRVWIAMALAQQTPILFLDEPTTFLDMYYQIEILELVKALNREHDMTIVMVLHDINQAIRYSDRIIVMKAGEIVASGTPEAVITKEIVKETYQVDVMLKQESDTGLYVVPIGI; from the coding sequence ATGGAAATTAAACAGGTGACGTTCTCCTATGACAAAAAGACAGACCAGCTTAAAAACATCAGCGATAAAATTGAAACGGGAAAAATAACGACGATTATCGGTCCGAATGGCTGCGGCAAGTCGACGCTGCTCGGTATTTTATCGCAAAATTATACACCCGCTCACGGTGAGGTGCTGCTTGATGGCAAGTCGCTCGCGCAAATCAAGCCAAAGGAGCTTGCTAAAAAGCTTGCGGTCGTGCATCAGCAAAATGAGGCGCCTTATGATTTAACGGTGGAGCGGCTCGTCAGCTATGGCCGGCTGCCGCATCGCAGCTTCCTCGGACAGCCGAATGAAGAGGACGAGAAGGCGATTGAAGAGGCTCTGACCTCGACCAATCTGCAGCAGAAGCGCACCCAGCGGCTCAATCAGCTTTCTGGCGGCGAGAAGCAGCGGGTATGGATTGCGATGGCATTGGCGCAACAAACGCCGATCTTGTTTCTGGATGAGCCGACGACCTTCCTCGATATGTATTACCAGATTGAAATACTGGAGCTGGTAAAGGCATTAAATCGGGAGCATGACATGACTATCGTCATGGTACTCCATGACATTAATCAAGCCATTCGCTACAGCGACCGGATTATCGTGATGAAAGCGGGCGAAATTGTAGCGAGCGGTACGCCGGAGGCCGTAATTACGAAGGAGATCGTAAAAGAAACGTATCAGGTTGATGTTATGCTTAAGCAAGAAAGCGATACGGGGCTGTATGTCGTACCGATCGGTATTTGA
- a CDS encoding iron ABC transporter permease, with product MIKKVGSFVVVIALLVAAIIYSAMTGSIKVGILDLVQGLFSGTNDQVEVIKDLRFPRILVSLLTGAALAVSGVLLQAVMKNPLADAGVIGISSGAGLVSLTVVTIFPGLFFWMPLFSFFGGALACYLVYALSWKSGLSPLRLILVGIAINATFTGLGQSFNYRGSYAVTSVNQAISSIFTMKTWTDVQIIGLYGLIGLLLSLLLSSWCNMLSLQDKTAKNLGLRVTRARLLISVVAVLLASVATAIGGLIAFVGLLVPHIARTLVGSDHKVLIPFSALGGALLILAADTLGRTVLAPTEIPASIIMTIIGGPFLIFMLRRSERVYGN from the coding sequence ATGATTAAAAAGGTAGGCAGTTTTGTTGTTGTTATCGCTTTGCTGGTGGCTGCTATTATTTATTCGGCGATGACCGGGAGTATTAAAGTAGGCATTTTGGATTTGGTGCAGGGGTTATTTTCAGGAACGAACGATCAGGTTGAGGTTATAAAAGATTTGCGATTCCCGCGTATCCTCGTCTCCCTGCTTACAGGAGCGGCGCTTGCCGTTTCCGGCGTGCTGCTTCAGGCCGTGATGAAAAATCCGCTCGCAGATGCTGGCGTAATTGGGATTTCATCGGGCGCAGGGCTAGTATCGCTAACCGTTGTGACGATTTTTCCAGGGCTGTTTTTCTGGATGCCGCTGTTTTCCTTTTTCGGTGGTGCACTAGCCTGCTACCTCGTTTATGCGCTGTCTTGGAAGTCTGGACTTAGCCCGCTGCGGCTCATTCTCGTCGGGATTGCGATTAATGCGACATTTACGGGGCTCGGGCAATCGTTTAATTATCGCGGCAGCTACGCGGTTACGAGCGTCAATCAAGCGATTTCATCGATTTTCACCATGAAGACATGGACGGATGTGCAAATTATCGGGCTATATGGCCTTATTGGCCTGCTGCTTTCCTTGCTGCTAAGTTCATGGTGCAACATGCTCAGCTTGCAGGATAAAACAGCGAAAAATCTCGGGCTGCGGGTAACGCGTGCGCGGCTGCTGATCTCGGTCGTCGCGGTGCTGCTCGCATCTGTAGCAACAGCCATTGGCGGCTTAATTGCTTTCGTCGGCCTGCTCGTTCCGCATATTGCGCGTACCTTGGTTGGCTCCGATCATAAGGTGCTTATTCCGTTTTCGGCACTGGGCGGCGCCCTGCTCATTTTAGCAGCGGATACGCTCGGACGGACGGTGCTCGCACCGACGGAAATTCCGGCTTCGATCATTATGACGATTATCGGCGGGCCATTCCTCATCTTTATGCTTAGAAGGAGTGAGCGCGTATATGGAAATTAA
- the isdE gene encoding heme ABC transporter substrate-binding protein IsdE gives MNNAFGKMLGLLGLLALLLLAACSATGTDPAAEQQGAGHSAQAEQAEQAKNAAEPAASPAAEQRVVSTTVAITQMLDALEVELVGVPTSSKTLPARYDQVTRIGNPMSPDMELVKSLKPTEILSVTTLEYDLKPVFEAAGMQADFLNLTSVESMNDALEKLGETYNKQVQAQAIIDKFEQKVADIHAATAEKKKPSVLILLGVPGSYLVATEHSYIGDLVRLAGGVNIVQGESVEFLASNTEYLQQSNPDVILRAAHGMPEEVVKMFDKEFQKNDIWKHFSAVQNGRVYDLEEALFGTTGNLYAVDAIDTLMGMLYP, from the coding sequence ATGAATAACGCTTTTGGCAAAATGCTTGGGCTGCTCGGATTGCTAGCCCTGCTTCTATTAGCCGCCTGCTCGGCGACAGGAACGGACCCTGCTGCAGAGCAGCAGGGGGCTGGCCACTCCGCACAGGCCGAGCAAGCGGAACAGGCGAAGAATGCGGCCGAGCCGGCTGCTTCTCCTGCAGCAGAGCAGCGCGTCGTATCGACGACCGTCGCGATTACGCAAATGCTTGATGCGCTTGAAGTTGAGCTTGTCGGCGTGCCCACCAGCTCAAAGACGCTGCCTGCCCGCTATGACCAAGTGACAAGGATAGGCAATCCGATGAGCCCAGATATGGAGCTCGTCAAATCGCTCAAGCCAACCGAAATATTGTCGGTGACGACGCTGGAGTATGACCTGAAGCCGGTTTTTGAAGCGGCGGGGATGCAGGCTGATTTTCTCAACCTTACGAGTGTGGAAAGCATGAATGATGCTCTTGAAAAACTGGGCGAGACGTACAATAAGCAAGTACAAGCGCAAGCCATCATCGATAAGTTCGAGCAGAAGGTTGCAGACATTCATGCAGCTACCGCTGAGAAGAAAAAGCCAAGCGTATTGATTTTGCTAGGGGTGCCTGGCAGCTATCTTGTTGCGACTGAGCATTCGTACATCGGTGATTTGGTTCGGCTTGCTGGCGGCGTCAACATTGTGCAAGGTGAAAGTGTAGAGTTTTTGGCTTCCAATACAGAATATTTGCAGCAGTCGAATCCGGATGTGATCCTGCGTGCCGCCCATGGCATGCCGGAGGAAGTTGTGAAAATGTTCGATAAGGAATTCCAGAAAAACGATATTTGGAAGCATTTCAGCGCCGTACAAAACGGCCGAGTATATGATTTGGAAGAAGCATTATTCGGAACGACGGGTAATTTATACGCTGTAGATGCTATCGACACTTTGATGGGGATGCTCTATCCATAA
- a CDS encoding NEAT domain-containing protein yields the protein MKKQYTKVVALLLAFVLMLQVASIGPIAQAATTTVPDGEYPINFRYLKDNTNETSILESMVVVPNTGKLIVKDGKAQFENEFFNYTAFKHFSARMEGQAKAAVNGQTITGMDGYKAVTPVLLGDGTNPDSVKARIDIADLSQRQDVLVHIVIPAASYDSWYNLQLDLDTTTLPTGPVDGGGDNGSGSETVTLEKLNELFTVTKSVYESTYEGTGDGFYPASSKTKLYNAIQLAEGIAASAGGNIELIKAAYAILNEAKKEYEAGRISVSKIALFQAITDAGAFAATVKNSGTADNGGGTSIVSDGEYPFNYELRMQNAINTANGWAFNKDATQKQVNDAVLALQTEEAFVKGSRYNAQVIDLIVLNSLASDAEISEFAGDFASQITLLQGMVKHTVANISFKTAVDESALKASSPSRNGGFSTTISPPFYKVNSLSDADNTIYQVAVRNDNATDITFQGLSYLVYKTDSVTKSVYFSYNSEQFKTLNATIEEAQLVHDQATVGTEAGQYDNNTKAALLTAIEAATAKAEQLSATRPQLISANTALEQAVTAFKASANRQINYAALHATNQAFSSMDSYFLKPANVTSFDGSTYVSFTIKDSSIVTAFKVKENGVLVDSTIVSTDTAANTRVVKFKVSDLTALLDAQVHISMPLVKDPRTGQPYEADHNIRLSFGTGDATALKAGITAAQKLHDEAAEGTVIDKYPAEAKTKLQTAINAAKAITTNPVATEAQVKDGSSALEQAVTAFKAAKVLSNGTYSLVLKSSDEGISDHLEASGVLTFSGGSSVISFTPKAGVTIKKLKNNATGAEMFPIGSTGGANNAASLTNAVFLAAIVAGTPVKFTVPNLTDTYSLVLGVSGAITDVEYAVQFTDITKTADAPVVELPNTTVPGQLANGNYFLQYEIKKYDTENESVMQGYVVSPGLLKVSGSTKTFYMTLTKDKEITGLKFNNNNVSVESRDTVNNTRVVYFNVPNLNSTIDGWVKIDWPEVNYHHEYDIQIKFKPETLVSTSGSVAPGVGDVEVVEGTDPNAGKDDLNEPVVTDFKDIQGHWAIASIEKALELGIVKGYSDGKFRPNGVVTRAEFAVLISRALKLTDGSTSATFNDSKLIPAWAKTHIDRAAKAGLISGYANGTFLPSREITRSELASIIVRAAKLDIDETNELSFADAASIPDWAKNDIAAAAKAGYVQGKGDNKFEPLAHATRAEALTLIMKLLETT from the coding sequence GTGAAAAAGCAATATACAAAAGTGGTAGCATTGCTTCTGGCATTCGTGTTAATGCTGCAAGTAGCAAGCATAGGTCCGATTGCTCAAGCGGCAACTACAACGGTGCCGGACGGAGAATATCCAATCAACTTTCGTTATTTGAAAGATAACACCAATGAAACCTCGATTTTAGAATCGATGGTTGTCGTACCTAATACAGGTAAATTAATTGTTAAAGATGGTAAGGCTCAATTTGAAAATGAATTTTTTAACTATACAGCATTTAAACATTTTTCTGCACGAATGGAAGGGCAAGCGAAAGCAGCAGTAAATGGTCAAACGATTACAGGCATGGATGGTTATAAAGCAGTAACGCCGGTCTTGCTTGGTGATGGAACGAACCCGGATTCTGTTAAAGCGCGAATCGATATAGCCGATTTGAGCCAGCGTCAGGATGTACTGGTGCATATTGTTATACCGGCTGCAAGCTATGATAGCTGGTACAATCTGCAGCTCGATTTGGATACAACAACGCTTCCTACTGGTCCAGTAGATGGCGGCGGTGACAATGGCAGCGGTAGTGAAACGGTAACACTTGAAAAGCTGAATGAGCTTTTTACGGTTACGAAATCCGTCTATGAAAGCACTTATGAAGGTACAGGAGATGGCTTCTATCCAGCTAGCTCCAAAACTAAGCTTTATAATGCCATTCAATTGGCAGAGGGTATCGCTGCATCTGCTGGCGGAAATATTGAGCTGATTAAAGCGGCCTACGCCATTCTAAATGAGGCTAAAAAAGAGTATGAGGCTGGACGGATTAGCGTCAGCAAAATTGCCTTGTTCCAAGCTATAACAGATGCAGGGGCATTTGCTGCTACGGTTAAAAATTCCGGAACGGCAGATAATGGAGGTGGAACAAGCATTGTAAGCGATGGCGAGTATCCATTTAATTATGAACTACGTATGCAAAACGCTATTAATACGGCGAATGGCTGGGCTTTTAACAAGGATGCTACCCAAAAACAAGTCAATGATGCCGTACTTGCCTTGCAAACGGAGGAGGCATTCGTAAAAGGCAGCCGCTACAATGCGCAGGTTATCGATCTCATTGTTCTGAACTCCCTTGCAAGCGATGCTGAAATTTCGGAGTTTGCAGGAGATTTTGCTTCGCAAATTACGTTGCTGCAAGGTATGGTCAAACATACAGTTGCCAATATTTCGTTTAAAACAGCGGTTGACGAGTCTGCTTTGAAAGCTTCTTCCCCATCGAGAAACGGCGGATTTTCGACTACCATCTCCCCGCCATTTTATAAAGTGAACAGCTTGTCTGATGCAGACAATACGATCTATCAGGTGGCAGTGAGAAATGATAATGCAACGGATATTACATTCCAAGGACTTTCGTACCTGGTCTACAAAACGGATTCAGTAACGAAATCCGTCTATTTCAGCTATAACTCAGAACAGTTTAAGACGTTAAACGCGACAATAGAAGAAGCCCAATTGGTACATGATCAAGCGACTGTCGGTACAGAAGCTGGTCAATACGATAACAACACCAAAGCAGCGCTTCTTACTGCTATTGAGGCTGCTACGGCGAAAGCTGAGCAATTATCGGCGACAAGACCGCAATTAATCAGTGCCAACACAGCACTGGAGCAGGCAGTGACGGCATTTAAAGCATCAGCGAACCGTCAAATTAATTATGCAGCGCTACATGCAACTAATCAGGCATTCTCCAGCATGGATAGCTACTTCCTGAAACCGGCGAACGTAACTTCATTTGATGGTTCCACATATGTAAGCTTTACGATCAAAGATAGCAGTATCGTTACAGCCTTCAAAGTTAAGGAAAACGGCGTACTAGTTGATTCTACGATTGTAAGTACAGATACAGCGGCTAATACAAGAGTAGTTAAGTTCAAGGTGAGTGATTTGACGGCGCTGCTGGACGCTCAGGTTCATATTTCTATGCCATTGGTTAAAGATCCAAGAACAGGACAGCCTTATGAGGCGGATCACAATATTCGCTTGAGCTTTGGTACGGGTGATGCTACAGCTTTGAAAGCAGGCATAACTGCGGCCCAAAAATTGCACGATGAAGCAGCTGAGGGAACAGTAATTGATAAATACCCTGCAGAGGCAAAAACGAAGTTGCAAACGGCAATCAATGCAGCTAAAGCTATCACAACGAATCCGGTAGCAACTGAAGCACAAGTAAAAGACGGAAGCTCTGCTCTGGAACAGGCGGTTACTGCGTTTAAAGCTGCAAAAGTTCTAAGCAATGGCACTTACAGCCTGGTGCTTAAATCTTCTGATGAAGGCATTTCTGATCATTTGGAAGCCTCAGGAGTTTTGACGTTCAGTGGCGGAAGCAGCGTGATTAGCTTCACTCCTAAAGCGGGAGTAACGATTAAGAAGCTGAAAAATAATGCAACAGGAGCAGAAATGTTCCCTATAGGCTCGACTGGCGGAGCAAACAATGCCGCTTCGCTTACAAACGCTGTATTTTTGGCGGCAATTGTAGCTGGTACGCCTGTTAAATTCACTGTTCCAAATCTGACGGACACGTATTCACTTGTGCTTGGAGTTAGCGGAGCAATAACGGATGTGGAATATGCGGTTCAGTTTACCGATATTACGAAAACAGCTGATGCTCCTGTTGTCGAATTGCCAAATACGACGGTTCCAGGTCAACTGGCGAATGGAAACTACTTCCTGCAATATGAAATTAAAAAATACGACACGGAAAATGAGTCCGTTATGCAGGGCTACGTAGTCTCCCCAGGATTGCTGAAAGTTTCGGGCAGCACAAAAACATTCTATATGACGCTTACGAAGGACAAGGAAATTACAGGGCTCAAATTTAATAACAATAATGTTAGTGTCGAAAGCAGAGATACGGTAAATAACACGCGGGTTGTTTACTTCAATGTTCCGAACCTTAACAGCACGATTGATGGCTGGGTTAAAATTGATTGGCCAGAAGTGAACTATCACCACGAATATGATATTCAAATTAAGTTTAAACCTGAAACTCTTGTATCAACATCCGGTTCTGTAGCACCTGGTGTAGGCGATGTAGAAGTCGTTGAAGGGACAGATCCGAATGCCGGCAAAGATGACCTCAATGAGCCTGTTGTAACGGACTTCAAGGATATTCAAGGCCACTGGGCAATAGCATCCATTGAAAAAGCGCTGGAGCTTGGTATCGTTAAAGGTTATTCCGATGGCAAATTCCGTCCGAATGGCGTTGTGACTCGTGCTGAGTTCGCTGTTCTGATCAGCCGTGCATTGAAACTCACGGACGGATCGACAAGTGCGACATTCAATGACAGCAAGCTAATTCCAGCTTGGGCGAAGACGCATATTGACCGTGCTGCGAAAGCAGGCTTAATCTCTGGCTATGCGAACGGAACGTTCCTTCCGAGTAGAGAAATTACCCGTTCGGAGCTGGCCTCCATTATCGTAAGAGCAGCTAAGCTCGATATTGATGAGACGAACGAGCTTAGCTTTGCAGATGCAGCCTCGATTCCGGATTGGGCGAAAAATGACATTGCCGCTGCTGCAAAAGCCGGTTATGTTCAAGGCAAAGGCGACAACAAATTTGAGCCGCTTGCTCATGCAACAAGAGCAGAAGCATTGACGCTGATCATGAAGCTTCTGGAAACGACATAG
- a CDS encoding NEAT domain-containing protein — translation MIKSFKKMMPLMLLVMAVALVVQVGSAFAATSLSFTVLKPDGTVSYANAYANSPASLASDNKTVTLSFAGGSYINSLSISNDGGATYTVVSATTLANGDKEFTFEVNNLNADTVAKIHVTVPPFPGYPNGYNTVHDIKFGWDL, via the coding sequence ATGATTAAATCGTTCAAAAAAATGATGCCTTTGATGCTGCTGGTTATGGCTGTTGCACTAGTTGTTCAAGTAGGTTCCGCTTTTGCGGCAACTTCACTGAGCTTTACTGTTTTGAAACCAGACGGCACAGTTTCTTATGCTAATGCATATGCAAACAGCCCTGCAAGCCTTGCATCAGATAATAAAACAGTTACATTGTCCTTTGCTGGCGGCAGCTACATCAACTCGCTGAGCATTTCCAATGACGGCGGTGCTACTTACACGGTTGTTTCTGCAACTACGCTTGCAAACGGTGATAAAGAATTTACTTTCGAAGTAAATAATTTAAATGCTGATACAGTTGCTAAAATCCATGTTACAGTGCCGCCATTCCCAGGCTACCCTAATGGCTACAACACTGTTCATGACATCAAATTCGGATGGGATCTGTAA
- the isdC gene encoding heme uptake protein IsdC, with protein MFFHTTGEEEKDFIRKLPISAFLIICFMILLAAPAAYAQSMVDGTYTIDYVIKKAEDESASMANDYWEKPAKVIVENGKITVQLQINHSAWVTEFKVPGGGGYVNTKVISSSKANDTRVVQFSVDDLSQAMLSKIHVTVPDIDYDHDYTIRFVFDANSLKLVSKAETPATAETTPKPAASAETKPTATPTPKATASPKATKAPAKDGNTGAAAIPKASAQATPTAAEEKGTADNSVVESATPSSTEPAEAAASASPEAVETPEALTDAAASAEEATASPEEAEKAVLGAGTDKSVEAASTTEAEVTAEDAGKANVADTVSVEAAAEVEPLQERSNHWATPLAVVAIVILAGAAMYFYRKNKTKN; from the coding sequence ATTTTTTTCCATACGACAGGAGAGGAGGAGAAAGACTTCATTCGTAAACTCCCAATATCAGCATTCTTAATTATTTGTTTTATGATTCTTCTTGCAGCGCCGGCGGCCTATGCGCAGAGCATGGTAGACGGTACATATACGATTGATTATGTCATCAAGAAAGCTGAAGACGAATCGGCATCTATGGCAAATGATTATTGGGAAAAGCCTGCCAAGGTTATCGTTGAAAACGGAAAAATAACAGTGCAGCTGCAAATTAATCATAGTGCTTGGGTAACAGAGTTTAAAGTTCCTGGCGGTGGAGGTTACGTGAACACGAAGGTTATCAGCAGCAGTAAGGCTAATGATACGCGGGTTGTGCAGTTCAGCGTAGACGATTTGTCCCAAGCGATGCTGTCTAAAATTCATGTCACAGTTCCAGATATTGATTATGATCATGACTACACTATACGTTTTGTGTTTGATGCGAATAGCCTGAAGCTTGTAAGCAAGGCAGAAACTCCTGCGACAGCGGAGACCACTCCTAAACCTGCAGCGTCTGCGGAAACAAAGCCGACTGCCACACCGACTCCTAAGGCGACTGCTTCCCCGAAAGCGACCAAGGCGCCTGCTAAGGATGGAAATACTGGGGCAGCAGCTATACCAAAGGCTTCTGCTCAAGCAACGCCAACTGCTGCTGAAGAAAAAGGCACAGCTGACAACAGTGTAGTGGAAAGCGCTACCCCATCATCGACAGAGCCTGCGGAGGCAGCAGCAAGCGCATCTCCTGAAGCTGTAGAGACGCCGGAAGCGTTAACTGATGCAGCTGCTTCTGCAGAGGAGGCAACTGCTTCACCAGAGGAAGCGGAGAAGGCAGTATTGGGAGCGGGAACAGACAAGTCTGTTGAAGCTGCCAGTACAACGGAGGCCGAAGTAACGGCTGAGGATGCTGGCAAGGCTAATGTCGCTGATACCGTTTCTGTAGAAGCTGCGGCAGAGGTAGAACCGCTTCAAGAGCGCTCCAATCATTGGGCGACGCCACTCGCGGTTGTTGCTATCGTTATTTTAGCAGGAGCTGCTATGTATTTTTATCGTAAGAACAAAACCAAAAACTAA
- a CDS encoding ABC transporter substrate-binding protein — protein MKILYPAMLALLLLAAAGCSQTVDSNAAQGVTSNAEKQNAVAITDFAGRQLTFAAVPSHIVALSNGEADIIYALGGTLVGRPTSSVPLSNEEAEAVEQIGSTHEVDLEKIAFLKADVVLGNNPMNTKDIPTIESIGAKMVLSSANSIDDIKKQITLLGQLLQKQSRAEELIAEIDNKLSQIAASASTNKTRALLVYGAPGTFMAALPNSLSGNILEMAGGENIASDYEALQSYPQYAQLNSERIVQSNPQVVMIMTHGNPDQVKDAFLKEMQSNAAWNGLDAVKNNAIEVLPADLFGTNPGTRITDALTLMIEMLDREKKQP, from the coding sequence ATGAAAATTTTATACCCTGCGATGCTGGCTCTGCTTCTCTTAGCTGCAGCAGGTTGCTCGCAAACTGTTGATTCGAACGCTGCACAAGGGGTTACGAGCAATGCTGAAAAACAGAATGCCGTAGCCATAACCGATTTTGCAGGAAGGCAATTAACATTTGCTGCTGTCCCATCGCATATTGTAGCGTTAAGCAATGGAGAAGCCGATATTATTTATGCCCTCGGGGGAACTCTCGTCGGCAGGCCAACCTCCTCCGTTCCATTAAGCAACGAAGAAGCAGAGGCAGTAGAACAAATCGGATCTACCCACGAGGTTGATCTGGAGAAAATCGCGTTTTTGAAAGCGGATGTCGTGCTGGGCAACAATCCTATGAATACGAAGGATATCCCCACTATAGAGAGCATTGGAGCCAAGATGGTGCTTTCCTCAGCCAATTCTATAGACGATATTAAAAAGCAGATTACGCTGCTAGGCCAGCTTCTGCAAAAGCAGTCGCGCGCTGAAGAGCTTATTGCCGAAATTGATAACAAGCTCAGCCAAATTGCTGCAAGTGCCAGCACGAACAAGACGCGAGCTCTATTAGTATACGGCGCTCCTGGTACCTTTATGGCTGCACTGCCCAACTCCCTCAGCGGCAATATTTTGGAGATGGCAGGCGGGGAAAATATTGCTTCCGACTACGAAGCACTTCAAAGCTATCCACAATATGCCCAGCTCAACTCAGAAAGAATTGTTCAGTCCAATCCGCAAGTTGTCATGATTATGACGCATGGCAATCCGGATCAGGTAAAGGATGCCTTTCTTAAGGAAATGCAAAGCAATGCTGCCTGGAATGGACTAGATGCTGTAAAAAACAATGCTATCGAAGTGCTGCCTGCCGACCTGTTCGGCACAAACCCGGGGACCCGTATAACAGATGCGCTCACCCTTATGATTGAAATGCTAGATCGAGAGAAGAAGCAGCCATGA
- a CDS encoding iron ABC transporter permease, which translates to MNKTERSRRRKWSIIIAPIILLLVTYFGLVYGSVPITLKEIGQVLTSDADPRYETIIMNLRMPRVIIGLLVGACLAASGALLQGVMRNPLADPGIIGVSAGGGLAAVITMVVLPQLGYMLPIAAFLGASITCLLIYLSAWDKGTSPIKIVLAGVAINALLGAVTNGLMVVYSDRVQSVLPWLAGGLNGRSWSHLSFMAPYAIVGLLLCFLAIKPANVLLLGDDSAQLLGQKVQIQRFLLIILAALLAGAAVSVAGLIGFVGLVVPHAVRLIIGDDYRFLLPLSIVGGASLVVLADTFARTWFDPIELPVGILLACLGAPFFLYLLRKKGAIR; encoded by the coding sequence ATGAATAAAACAGAGCGAAGCCGCCGGCGCAAATGGTCTATCATAATTGCGCCTATTATTTTGCTGCTCGTTACTTATTTCGGTCTCGTTTACGGCTCTGTCCCTATTACGTTAAAAGAGATTGGCCAGGTACTCACTTCCGATGCCGATCCCCGTTACGAAACCATTATTATGAATTTAAGAATGCCGCGTGTCATTATTGGCCTGCTGGTAGGTGCTTGCTTAGCTGCATCAGGCGCTCTTCTACAAGGTGTAATGCGCAATCCTCTGGCGGACCCCGGCATTATCGGGGTTTCCGCTGGCGGCGGCCTTGCAGCTGTTATCACAATGGTTGTTCTTCCGCAGCTTGGCTATATGCTGCCAATAGCAGCCTTTTTAGGCGCGAGCATTACTTGCTTGCTGATCTATTTGAGCGCATGGGACAAAGGGACCTCGCCTATCAAAATCGTGCTAGCAGGTGTAGCCATTAATGCACTGCTCGGAGCTGTAACAAATGGACTTATGGTCGTCTATAGCGACCGTGTCCAATCGGTTCTACCTTGGCTTGCAGGTGGGCTGAACGGAAGAAGCTGGAGCCATCTCTCCTTCATGGCACCTTATGCCATAGTAGGCCTGCTGCTCTGCTTCCTAGCCATTAAGCCTGCCAATGTGCTGCTGCTTGGCGATGACTCCGCCCAACTGCTTGGCCAAAAAGTTCAGATCCAGCGCTTCCTGCTCATTATTTTGGCTGCACTGTTAGCCGGAGCTGCCGTCAGCGTAGCTGGATTAATTGGTTTTGTTGGCCTTGTCGTCCCACATGCCGTTCGTTTAATTATCGGAGACGACTATCGCTTTCTCCTGCCGCTTTCTATCGTCGGTGGAGCATCGTTAGTCGTTTTAGCAGATACATTCGCACGTACCTGGTTTGATCCGATTGAGCTTCCTGTAGGCATTCTTCTCGCCTGTCTAGGGGCACCATTCTTTCTTTATTTATTACGTAAAAAGGGGGCAATACGATGA